From Xenopus tropicalis strain Nigerian chromosome 3, UCB_Xtro_10.0, whole genome shotgun sequence, the proteins below share one genomic window:
- the LOC116409614 gene encoding olfactory receptor 11L1-like gives MVTEIFLLGFQHLNNFRILTFSLILLIHILTTTENALVIALVTVSRGLQSPMFFFLQQLSLSDLLQSMVIVPIMLRTVMNEGIKIPLIGCFVQLYLFGITETLQCFLLTVMSYDRYLAICNPLRYSSLMSHRVCVKLIAMSWLLALSFTPVAVISAATQEFCNQNTINHFFCDYFPLLELSCSDTSLARILTIALCFPSLLFPFMLIVGSYICIAHEILKIVSSIGRQKAFSTCSSHLAVVSIFYGTLIVTYVVPTRNQSQTISKLLSLLYTVVTPFINPMI, from the coding sequence ATGGTCACTGAGATTTtccttttgggatttcagcatctcAACAATTTCAGGATCCTGACTTTTTCTTTGATTCTTTTGATTCACATACTGACCACAACTGAAAATGCCCTTGTCATAGCATTGGTAACAGTCAGCCGAggtcttcagtctcccatgttcttctttctccaacAACTCTCCTTATCTGATCTCCTGCAGTCTATGGTTATTGTTCCCATCATGCTCAGAACTGTAATGAATGAAGGAAtaaaaataccccttattggctgttttgtacaactttatttatttggtaTCACTGAAACTTTACAGTGTTTCCTTCTaactgtgatgtcctatgacagatatctggccatctgcaatccccTGCGTTATTCTTCACTAATGAGCCACAGAGTCTGTGTTAAACTAATTGCCATGTCATGGCTGCTTGCCCTTAGCTTTACACCAGTTGCTgtgatttctgcagctacacaagagttctgcaaccaaaataccatcaaccatttcttctgtgattactttcctctcctggaactttcctgctcagacacctccttggcaCGGATATTGACAATTGCATTGTGTTTTCCTTCACTTCTTTTCCCCTTCATGCTCATcgttggatcctatatctgtattgcccatgaaatcctaaagatagtgtccagtatcgggagacaaaaagccttctccacctgcagctcccacttggccgtggtctccatattttatgggactctcattgTTACTTATGTGGTTCCCACAAGAAACCAGTCACAGACCATTAGCAAACTtctttcccttttatacactgtagtgactccttttattaacccaatgatt
- the LOC116409615 gene encoding olfactory receptor 11L1-like encodes MVTEIFLLGFQHLNNFRILTFSLILLIHILTTTENALVIALVTVSRGLQSPMFFFLQQLSLSDLLQSMVIVPIMLRTVMNEGIKIPLIGCFVQLYLFGITETLQCFLLTVMSYDRYLAICNPLRYSSLMSHRVCVKLIAMSWLLALSFTPVAVISAATQEFCNQNTINHFFCDYFPLLELSCSDTSLARILTIALCFPSLLFPFMLIVGSYICIAHEILKIVSSIGRQKAFSTCSSHLAVVSIFYGTLIVTYVVPTRNQSQTISKLLSLLYTVVTPFINPMI; translated from the coding sequence ATGGTCACTGAGATTTtccttttgggatttcagcatctcAACAATTTCAGGATCCTGACTTTTTCTTTGATTCTTTTGATTCACATACTGACCACAACTGAAAATGCCCTTGTCATAGCATTGGTAACAGTCAGCCGAggtcttcagtctcccatgttcttctttctccaacAACTCTCCTTATCTGATCTCCTGCAGTCTATGGTTATTGTTCCCATCATGCTCAGAACTGTAATGAATGAAGGAAtaaaaataccccttattggctgttttgtacaactttatttatttggtaTCACTGAAACTTTACAGTGTTTCCTTCTaactgtgatgtcctatgacagatatctggccatctgcaatccccTGCGTTATTCTTCACTAATGAGCCACAGAGTCTGTGTTAAACTAATTGCCATGTCATGGCTGCTTGCCCTTAGCTTTACACCAGTTGCTgtgatttctgcagctacacaagagttctgcaaccaaaataccatcaaccatttcttctgtgattactttcctctcctggaactttcctgctcagacacctccttggcaCGGATATTGACAATTGCATTGTGTTTTCCTTCACTTCTTTTCCCCTTCATGCTCATcgttggatcctatatctgtattgcccatgaaatcctaaagatagtgtccagtattgggagacaaaaagccttctccacctgcagctcccacttggccgtggtctccatattttatgggactctcattgTTACTTATGTGGTTCCCACAAGAAACCAGTCACAGACCATTAGCAAACTtctttcccttttatacactgtagtgactccttttattaacccaatgatt
- the LOC116409613 gene encoding olfactory receptor 11L1-like has translation QQLSFSDLLLSVVIVPTLLRTVMNEGAKISLIGCFVQLYLFGITEALQCFLLTVMSYDRYLAICNPLRYSSLMSHRVCVKLIAISWLLALSITLVAQIPVATQEFCNQNTINHFFCDYFPLLELSCSDTSLAQILAITVSVPVVLFPFMLIIGSYICIAHEILKIVSSIGRQKAFSTCSSHLAVVSIFYGTLIVTYVVPPRNQSQTISKLLSLLYTVVTPFINPMIYSLKSADMKNA, from the coding sequence caacaactctccttctctgatctccTGCTGTCAGTGGTTATTGTGCCCACCCTGCTCAGAACTGTAATGAATGAAGGAGCTAAAATATCCCTTATTGGCTGttttgtacaactttatttatttggtaTCACTGAAGCTTTACAGTGTTTCCTTCTaactgtgatgtcctatgacagatatctggccatctgcaatccccTGCGTTATTCTTCACTAATGAGCCACAGAGTCTGTGTTAAACTAATTGCCATATCGTGGCTGCTTGCCCTTAGCATTACACTAGTTGCTCAGATCCCTGTAGCTACACAagagttctgcaaccaaaataccatcaaccatttcttctgtgattactttcctctcctggaactttcctgctcagacacctccttggcaCAGATATTGGCAATCACAGTATCTGTCCCTGTAGTTCTTTTCCCCTTCATGCTCAtcattggatcctatatctgtattgcccatgaaatcctaaagatagtgtccagtattgggagacaaaaagccttctccacctgcagctcccacttggccgtggtctccatattttatgggactctcattgTTACCTATGTGGTTCCCCCAAGAAACCAGTCACAGACCATTAGCAAActcctttcccttttatacactgtagtgactccttttattaacccaatgatttacagcttgaaaagtgcagatatgaaaaatgca